In the Athene noctua chromosome 25, bAthNoc1.hap1.1, whole genome shotgun sequence genome, one interval contains:
- the LOC141970233 gene encoding retinol dehydrogenase 8-like: MAPKTVLITGCSSGIGLALAVRLAKDKQRRFRVIATMRNVSRSEALAAAAGPALGRTLEIKQLDVCDEGSIRACLDSIPGRHVDILVSNAGVGMAGPLECQSLAAMQSLMDTNFFGLVRLVKEVLPDMKRRRGGHIVVISSIMGLQGIVFNDIYAASKFAVEGFCESLVVQALRFNVAISLVEPGPVTTEFEAKLYEEAERADYSRTDPETANIFTNLYLRNSKDVFASLGQSPEDIAEHTLRVIEAARPPFRHQTNAAYTPMAALKHADPSGALMTDAFYKLVFKYDAVLRLSLRAIRLLRWKAQKVKEGARLLGFK, translated from the exons ATGGCTCCCAAGACGGTTCTGATCACCGGCTGCTCCTCCGGCATCGGGCTGGCGCTGGCTGTCCGGCTGGCAAAGGACAAGCAGCGCCGCTTCCGAG TCATCGCCACCATGAGGAACGTGAGCAGGAGCGaggcgctggcggcggcggcggggccggcgctgggccGGACGCTGGAGATCAAGCAGCTGGATGTGTGCGACGAGGGCTCCATCCGCGCCTGCCTCGACAGCATCCCCGGGCGCCACGTCGACATCCTGG TCAGCAACGCCGGGGTGGGGATGGCGGGTCCCCTGGAGTGCCAGAGCCTGGCGGCCATGCAGAGCCTCATGGACACCAACTTCTTCGGCCTCGTCCGCCTGGTCAAGGAGGTGCTGCCCGACATGAAACGGCGCCGCGGGGGCCACATCGTGGTCATCAGCAGCATCATGGGCCTGCAGG GCATCGTCTTCAACGACATCTACGCGGCCTCCAAGTTCGCGGTGGAGGGTTTTTGCGAGAGCCTGGTGGTGCAGGCGCTGCGCTTCAACGTGGC GATCAGCCTGGTGGAGCCGGGGCCGGTGACGACGGAGTTCGAGGCGAAGTTGTACGAGGAAGCCGAACGCGCCGATTACTCGCGGACCGACCCCGAGACGGCCAACATCTTCACCAACCTCTACCTGAGGAACTCCAAGGACGTCTTCGCCAGCCTGGGCCAGAGTCCCGAGGACATCGCGGAG CACACGCTGCGGGTGATCGAGGCGGCCCGGCCGCCCTTCCGGCACCAGACCAACGCTGCGTACACGCCGATGGCCGCGCTGAAACACGCCGACCCCAGCGGCGCCCTCATGACCGACGCCTTCTACAAGCTGGTGTTCAAGTACGACGCGGTGCTGCGGCTCAGCCTCCGCGCCATCCGCCTGCTCCGCTGGAAGGCCCAGAAGGTGAAGGAGGGCGCCCGGCTGCTGGGCTTCAAATAG